In a single window of the Hirundo rustica isolate bHirRus1 chromosome 7, bHirRus1.pri.v3, whole genome shotgun sequence genome:
- the C7H2orf69 gene encoding mitochondrial protein C2orf69 homolog has protein sequence MSRRCRSAAAALLRGLAGPAALCLGSAMSLCGAPAACAAGPAGGGGGFSAARLNPPWLRLPEVPGAEPHRTNDLLLLPPPAPHGPAPSPQHHVVYFPGDVQNYHDIMSCHPENFQWEHWSFENVATILARRFPNSFIWVVKCSRMHLHKFSCYDNFVTSNMFGAPEHSTDFGAFKHLHALLVNAFRLSQNILLSQKSVHGVSKDAKIAACKSQPQSVPTTNGCSSKERERECECSNNSAVDFMLPSAVGAASFTLIGFSKGCVVLNQLLYELKEAKKDKNTDAFLKNIKAIYWLDGGHSGGSNTWVTYPEMLKELAGTGIEVHAHVTPYQVFDTMRSWIGREHEKFVQILEEFGVEINDQLHFADEVPSLDNHFRVHEVF, from the exons ATGAGCCGGCGCTGCCGctcggccgccgccgcgctgcTGCGGGGGCTCGCCGGGCCCGCCGCGCTGTGCCTGGGCAGCGCCATGAGCCTCTGCGGGGCGCCGGCCGCCTGCGCCGCGGGgcccgcgggcggcggcggggggtTCTCCGCGGCGCGGCTGAACCCGCCGTGGCTGCGGCTGCCCGAGGTGCCGGGCGCTGAGCCGCACCGCACCAAcgacctgctgctgctgccgccgccggccccgcacggcccggCCCCTTCGCCGCAGCACCACGTCGTGTACTTCCCGGGGGACGTGCAG aactaTCATGACATCATGTCTTGCCACCCAGAAAACTTTCAGTGGGAGCACTGGAGCTTTGAAAATGTTGCTACCATACTTGCTCGCCGGTTCCCTAATAGCTTTATTTGGGTCGTAAAATGTTCTCGAATGCACCTGCACAAATTCAGTTGTTATGACAATTTTGTGACAAGTAACATGTTTGGAGcaccagagcacagcactgacTTTGGAGCTTTCAAGCATCTCCATGCTTTGCTAGTTAATGCATTCAGACTCTCTCAGAATATTCTGCTGTCCCAGAAAAGTGTGCATGGTGTCAGCAAGGATGCAAAAATAGCTGCTTGTAAATCACAGCCGCAGTCTGTTCCAACAACAAATGGCTGCTCATccaaagaaagggagagagaatgTGAATGCTCTAATAATTCTGCTGTGGACTTCATGCTACCGTCTGCTGTAGGTGCAGCGTCGTTTACTCTGATTGGCTTCAGTAAAGGCTGTGTGGTTTTGAACCAGCTGCTTTATGAGCTGAAGGAAGCCAAAAAAGACAAGAATACAGATGCCTTCTTAAAAAACATAAAGGCGATTTACTGGCTGGATGGTGGTCACTCGGGAGGAAGCAATACTTGGGTTACTTACcctgaaatgctgaaagaacTTGCAGGCACAGGAATTGAAGTTCACGCTCATGTGACACCGTACCAAGTGTTTGACACAATGAGGTCATGGATTGGGAGGGAGCATGAGAAATTTGTACAGATACTTGAAGAATTTGGTGTGGAAATAAATGATCAACTGCATTTTGCTGATGAAGTTCCCTCCTTAGACAACCATTTCAGAGTTCATGAAGTATTTTGA